The Enterobacter kobei genome has a segment encoding these proteins:
- the mgtA gene encoding magnesium-translocating P-type ATPase, translating into MFKNITRQLQALLSRHLPHRLIQRDPLPNAKNIAGAAIPSSLTERCLNVAAMDENEVWRAFGGHPEGLNATEVDKIRAVHGDNQIPAQKPSPWWVHLWLCYRNPFNLLLTVLGIISYATEDLFAAGVIALMVEISTLLNFIQEARSTKAADALKAMVSNTATVSRVINDLGENAWVELPIDQLVPGDLVKLAAGDMIPADLRIIQARDLFVAQASLTGESLPVEKVARSRDPQQMNPLECDTLCFMGTTVVSGTAQAIVTATGGNTWFGQLAGRVSEQESEPNAFQKGIGRVSMLLIRFMMVMTPIVLLINGYTKGDWWEAALFALSVAVGLTPEMLPMIVTSTLARGAVKLSKQKVIVKHLDAIQNFGAMDILCTDKTGTLTQDKIVLENHTDIAGKTSERVLHSAWLNSHYQTGLKNLLDVAVLEGVDEEAARTLSGRWQKVDEIPFDFERRRMSVVVSEQPDVHQLICKGALQEILNVSTQVRHNGEIVPLDDTMLRRIKRVTDNLNRQGLRVVAVASKFLPAREGDYQRIDESDLILEGYIAFLDPPKETTAPALKALKASGITVKILTGDSELVTAKVCHEVGLDAGEVVVGSDIEPLSDDELAKLAQHTTLFARLTPMHKERIVTLLRREGHVVGFMGDGINDAPALRAADIGISVDGAVDIAREAADIILLEKSLMVLEEGVIEGRRTFANMLKYIKMTASSNFGNVFSVLVASAFLPFLPMLPLHLLIQNLMYDVSQVAIPFDNVDDEQIQKPQRWNPSDLGRFMLFFGPISSIFDILTFCLMWFVFHANTPEHQTLFQSGWFVVGLLSQTLIVHMIRTRRIPFIQSRAAWPLIVMTGIVMALGIALPFSPLASYLQLQALPLSYFPWLVAILAGYMVLTQMVKGFYARRYGWQ; encoded by the coding sequence ATGTTTAAAAATATCACTCGGCAGCTGCAGGCCCTGCTGAGCCGCCACCTGCCACATCGTCTTATTCAGCGCGACCCGCTGCCCAATGCAAAAAACATCGCGGGTGCAGCGATTCCCTCTTCCCTGACCGAACGCTGCCTGAACGTGGCGGCAATGGATGAGAACGAAGTCTGGCGCGCCTTTGGCGGCCACCCGGAAGGGCTGAACGCGACGGAAGTGGACAAAATCCGCGCCGTGCACGGCGATAACCAAATTCCGGCGCAAAAACCGTCTCCGTGGTGGGTGCACCTGTGGCTCTGCTACCGCAACCCCTTCAACCTGCTGCTGACCGTGCTCGGCATCATCTCCTACGCGACGGAAGATCTCTTTGCCGCAGGGGTGATTGCCCTGATGGTGGAGATTTCCACGCTGCTGAACTTTATTCAGGAAGCCCGCTCCACCAAAGCGGCGGACGCCCTGAAAGCGATGGTCAGCAACACCGCGACCGTCTCGCGCGTGATTAACGACCTCGGCGAAAACGCCTGGGTGGAGCTGCCCATTGACCAGCTGGTGCCGGGTGACCTGGTGAAGCTGGCCGCGGGGGACATGATCCCGGCGGATTTACGCATCATTCAGGCGCGGGATCTGTTTGTCGCCCAGGCCTCCCTGACCGGGGAATCCCTGCCCGTTGAAAAGGTGGCGCGCAGCCGTGATCCGCAGCAGATGAACCCGCTTGAGTGCGACACCCTGTGCTTTATGGGAACCACGGTCGTCAGCGGTACGGCGCAGGCGATTGTCACCGCGACCGGGGGCAACACCTGGTTTGGTCAGCTTGCCGGACGCGTCAGCGAGCAGGAGAGCGAGCCGAATGCCTTCCAGAAAGGGATTGGCCGCGTCAGCATGCTGCTGATCCGCTTTATGATGGTGATGACGCCGATTGTGCTGTTGATCAACGGCTACACCAAGGGCGACTGGTGGGAGGCGGCGCTGTTTGCCCTCTCCGTGGCCGTTGGCTTAACGCCGGAAATGCTGCCGATGATTGTCACCTCCACGCTGGCGCGTGGGGCGGTGAAGCTCTCGAAACAGAAAGTGATCGTCAAGCACCTCGACGCTATCCAGAACTTTGGCGCGATGGACATTCTCTGCACCGACAAAACCGGCACCCTGACGCAGGATAAAATCGTGCTGGAGAACCACACCGATATCGCCGGTAAAACCAGCGAACGCGTGCTGCACAGCGCGTGGCTGAACAGCCATTACCAGACCGGGCTGAAGAACCTGCTCGACGTGGCGGTGCTGGAAGGGGTCGATGAGGAAGCCGCCCGCACGCTCTCCGGTCGCTGGCAGAAGGTGGATGAGATCCCGTTTGATTTCGAGCGCCGCCGCATGTCGGTGGTGGTGAGCGAGCAGCCGGACGTGCACCAGCTGATCTGCAAAGGCGCGCTGCAGGAGATCCTGAATGTGTCGACGCAGGTGCGCCATAACGGTGAGATCGTGCCGCTGGACGACACCATGCTGCGCCGCATCAAGCGCGTTACCGACAACCTGAACCGTCAGGGGCTGCGCGTGGTGGCGGTGGCGAGCAAGTTTCTGCCCGCGCGCGAGGGGGACTATCAGCGTATCGACGAATCCGATTTGATCCTCGAGGGTTACATCGCATTCCTCGATCCGCCGAAAGAGACCACCGCGCCTGCGCTGAAGGCGCTGAAGGCGAGCGGTATCACCGTTAAAATCCTCACCGGCGACAGCGAGCTGGTGACCGCGAAAGTGTGTCACGAAGTCGGGCTGGATGCGGGCGAGGTGGTCGTGGGCAGCGACATTGAGCCCCTGTCCGACGACGAGCTGGCGAAACTGGCGCAGCACACCACGCTGTTTGCCCGCCTGACACCGATGCATAAAGAGCGCATTGTTACCCTGCTGCGTCGTGAAGGGCACGTTGTGGGCTTTATGGGCGACGGCATCAACGATGCGCCCGCCCTGCGTGCCGCGGATATTGGCATCTCCGTGGACGGCGCGGTGGATATCGCCCGCGAAGCGGCGGATATTATCCTGCTGGAAAAAAGCCTGATGGTGCTGGAGGAGGGCGTTATCGAAGGGCGTCGCACCTTCGCCAACATGCTCAAGTACATCAAAATGACCGCCAGCTCCAACTTCGGTAACGTGTTCAGCGTCCTGGTGGCCAGCGCGTTTCTGCCGTTCCTGCCGATGCTGCCGTTGCACCTGCTGATCCAGAACCTGATGTACGACGTGTCCCAGGTGGCGATCCCGTTTGATAACGTCGACGACGAGCAGATCCAGAAGCCGCAGCGCTGGAACCCGTCCGATCTGGGGCGCTTTATGCTGTTCTTTGGGCCGATCAGCTCCATCTTCGACATCCTGACCTTCTGCCTGATGTGGTTTGTGTTCCATGCCAACACGCCGGAACATCAGACCTTGTTCCAGTCCGGCTGGTTCGTGGTGGGTCTGCTGTCGCAAACGCTGATTGTGCATATGATCCGCACGCGCCGCATTCCGTTCATCCAGAGCCGTGCCGCATGGCCGCTGATTGTGATGACGGGCATTGTGATGGCGCTCGGCATCGCGCTGCCGTTCTCGCCGCTGGCAAGTTACCTGCAGCTTCAGGCGCTGCCGCTGAGCTACTTCCCTTGGCTGGTGGCGATCCTCGCGGGCTACATGGTGCTGACGCAGATGGTGAAAGGGTTTTATGCGCGTCGGTATGGATGGCAGTGA
- a CDS encoding beta-N-acetylhexosaminidase has product MLRYSLLTAGLLLGASAFAAPAGDLPLMPWPAKVERPTTQGALVLTSQLSVTVSGDDLGDAVNRLRQRIALQTGWTLQPQAEQPDKPTIRIAIAKKVKQQPLPDSDESYKLTVDANGVNISANTRFGALRAMETLLQLVQNGAENTSLPWVTIEDAPRFPWRGLLLDSARHFIPVADIKRQIDGMAAAKLNVLHWHLTDDQGWRFSSKRYPKLTQLASDGLFYTPEQMREIVRYATERGIRVVPEIDMPGHASAIAVAYPELMSAPGPYKMERNWGVLKPVLDPTKEATYAFADAMVSELAAIFPDPYLHIGGDEVDDSQWKANPAIQQFMRDHTLADSHALQAYFNRKLETLLEKHHRQMVGWDEIYHPDLPKSILIQSWQGQDALGKVAQTGYKGILSTGFYLDQPQSTAYHYRNEIVPQGLNGVDVIADTDSAQSWAFSMPRLKGKPVEGSFTLVKGDAGWRGFIDFAGKSRRAVQDIAWRDDNQVTFTVDTWMGETRPVVSVDNDKLTGYFLVGNTRYPISGTRLDEVPKGIPPVVPDVANQANLLGGEAALWAENVVAPVLDIRLWPRTFAVAERLWSAQDVNDVDNMYTRLQAMDSWTTVSVGLQQHTQQQVQFTRLANNADTLPLQILAQALEPAQYYTRQHLKFQAGNYHQFEPLNRLADALNAESITVRQMNKWADCLVSDAEDTESADALRHVFNRWQSNTSDALALSENSYQLKAIKPVILEVDKLAAIGLRLTDLVARQGTLDDKEIASIQRELDNAAKVQDEVVIAAVYPLETLLRATRNQ; this is encoded by the coding sequence ATGTTACGGTACAGTCTCTTAACCGCCGGGCTGCTGCTCGGCGCCTCTGCCTTTGCCGCCCCGGCAGGGGATCTCCCGTTAATGCCCTGGCCTGCGAAGGTGGAACGCCCGACCACGCAGGGCGCACTGGTGCTCACCAGCCAACTTTCCGTGACCGTCAGCGGCGACGATCTCGGCGACGCGGTCAACCGCCTGCGTCAGCGTATCGCCCTGCAAACCGGCTGGACGCTACAGCCGCAGGCTGAGCAACCGGACAAACCGACCATTCGCATCGCCATCGCCAAAAAGGTGAAGCAACAGCCGCTGCCGGACAGCGATGAAAGCTATAAGCTAACGGTGGATGCCAACGGTGTGAACATCTCCGCCAACACCCGCTTCGGCGCGCTGCGGGCGATGGAAACGCTGCTTCAGCTGGTGCAAAACGGCGCGGAAAACACGTCGCTGCCGTGGGTGACCATTGAAGACGCGCCGCGCTTCCCGTGGCGAGGGCTGCTGCTCGACTCGGCGCGCCATTTCATTCCCGTCGCGGATATCAAACGCCAGATTGACGGCATGGCGGCCGCAAAGCTTAACGTCCTGCACTGGCACTTAACCGACGATCAGGGCTGGCGCTTCAGCTCGAAGCGTTACCCGAAGCTGACGCAGCTTGCCAGCGACGGGCTGTTCTATACCCCTGAGCAGATGCGCGAGATTGTTCGCTATGCCACCGAGCGCGGCATCCGCGTGGTGCCGGAGATCGACATGCCGGGCCACGCCTCGGCGATTGCTGTAGCCTACCCGGAGCTGATGAGCGCGCCGGGGCCCTACAAAATGGAGCGCAACTGGGGCGTGCTGAAGCCGGTGCTTGATCCGACCAAAGAGGCCACATACGCCTTTGCTGACGCGATGGTCAGCGAACTGGCAGCGATCTTCCCGGATCCGTATCTGCACATCGGCGGGGATGAGGTGGACGACAGCCAGTGGAAAGCGAATCCTGCCATTCAGCAGTTTATGCGTGACCACACGCTGGCGGACAGCCACGCGCTGCAGGCCTATTTCAACCGCAAGCTGGAGACGCTCCTCGAGAAACATCATCGGCAGATGGTCGGCTGGGATGAGATCTATCACCCTGACTTACCGAAAAGCATTCTGATCCAGTCCTGGCAGGGGCAGGACGCGCTGGGTAAGGTGGCGCAAACCGGCTACAAGGGCATTCTTTCGACCGGTTTCTACCTCGATCAACCCCAGTCCACCGCCTATCACTACCGCAATGAAATCGTTCCCCAGGGGCTGAATGGCGTGGACGTGATAGCAGACACCGACAGCGCCCAGAGCTGGGCCTTCTCCATGCCGCGTCTGAAAGGCAAGCCGGTCGAGGGGAGTTTTACCCTGGTGAAAGGGGACGCCGGCTGGCGCGGTTTTATTGATTTTGCCGGGAAATCCCGCCGCGCGGTGCAGGATATTGCATGGCGCGACGACAATCAGGTGACGTTTACCGTTGACACCTGGATGGGTGAAACGCGCCCGGTCGTCTCGGTCGATAACGACAAGCTCACCGGTTACTTCCTGGTGGGCAATACCCGCTATCCGATTAGCGGTACCCGTCTGGACGAGGTGCCGAAAGGGATCCCACCGGTAGTGCCGGACGTGGCGAATCAGGCTAATTTGCTCGGCGGAGAAGCCGCGCTGTGGGCGGAAAACGTGGTCGCACCGGTGCTGGATATCCGCCTGTGGCCGCGGACGTTTGCGGTGGCGGAGCGGTTATGGTCCGCGCAGGACGTCAATGATGTCGACAACATGTATACCCGCCTGCAGGCGATGGACAGCTGGACGACGGTGTCGGTTGGCCTGCAGCAGCATACCCAGCAGCAGGTGCAATTCACGCGGCTCGCGAATAATGCCGACACGTTGCCGCTGCAAATCCTCGCGCAGGCGCTTGAACCGGCCCAGTATTACACCCGTCAGCACCTCAAGTTCCAGGCGGGAAACTATCACCAGTTTGAGCCGCTTAACCGCCTCGCGGATGCGCTGAATGCGGAAAGCATCACCGTGCGTCAGATGAACAAATGGGCGGACTGTCTGGTGAGCGATGCGGAAGACACGGAAAGCGCCGACGCGCTGCGCCACGTCTTTAATCGCTGGCAGAGCAACACCAGCGACGCGCTGGCGCTGAGCGAAAACAGCTATCAGCTGAAGGCGATTAAACCGGTGATCCTGGAGGTGGATAAGCTTGCCGCAATTGGCCTGAGGCTGACGGATCTGGTGGCGCGACAGGGCACGCTGGATGACAAAGAAATCGCCTCGATTCAACGCGAGCTGGATAACGCGGCGAAGGTGCAGGACGAAGTGGTGATTGCTGCGGTGTATCCGCTGGAGACGCTGCTCAGGGCGACGCGAAACCAGTAA
- a CDS encoding DDE-type integrase/transposase/recombinase, producing MPWTETRPMQRLDFIRACHAGTDSFSALCRLFGISRKTGYKWLQRFDPSDLSSLSDRSRAPRSHSRTVPDDIAGHLTALRQKHPDWGPKKLRMWLLNHHVDFTVPAASTIGDILKREGLVPDKKRKRRTPGNRQPLTIISENNQVWSADFKGKFRLLSREYCHPFTLTDNHSRYLLSCRGTHRESEPFVRECLTDAFLEYGLPEVLRTDNGQPFAGTGIAGLSRLAVWLIKLGIRPERIRKGHPEENGRHERMHRSLKSAVKQGNTFMTMEEQQRWFSDYRKEFNYERPHEALAGATPGTVWQPSNRHWDGRVPEYAYPEGGTVYRVKSRGTLYMGKKGTVFLSEALTGEYIMLEEQDDGLEAIIFNGITLAYYDRKTQSVLRID from the coding sequence ATGCCCTGGACTGAGACCCGACCTATGCAACGCCTTGATTTTATCCGTGCCTGCCATGCAGGTACGGACTCCTTCTCCGCGCTTTGCCGTCTTTTTGGCATCAGCCGTAAAACCGGCTATAAATGGCTTCAGCGTTTTGACCCTTCTGACCTGTCATCTCTCTCGGACCGGTCGCGTGCGCCACGCTCCCACTCCCGGACGGTTCCTGATGATATCGCCGGACACCTGACTGCCCTGCGTCAAAAACACCCTGACTGGGGGCCAAAAAAACTGCGGATGTGGTTGCTCAATCATCACGTCGATTTTACCGTACCTGCCGCCAGCACTATCGGCGATATCCTCAAGCGCGAAGGCCTGGTTCCGGATAAAAAACGAAAACGCAGAACACCAGGCAATCGCCAGCCCCTGACCATCATCAGTGAGAACAATCAGGTCTGGAGCGCTGATTTTAAAGGCAAGTTCAGGCTGCTCAGCAGAGAGTACTGCCATCCTTTCACCCTGACCGATAATCACAGCCGGTATCTGCTCAGCTGCCGGGGAACACACCGTGAGAGTGAACCCTTTGTCAGAGAGTGCCTGACGGATGCGTTCCTGGAATATGGTCTGCCGGAAGTGCTTAGAACCGATAACGGCCAGCCCTTCGCGGGAACAGGAATAGCCGGATTAAGTCGTCTTGCCGTCTGGCTAATCAAGCTGGGCATCAGGCCGGAGCGTATCAGAAAGGGGCATCCGGAAGAAAATGGCCGCCATGAGCGAATGCACCGCTCCCTGAAAAGTGCGGTGAAACAGGGCAACACCTTCATGACGATGGAAGAACAACAGCGGTGGTTCAGTGACTACCGGAAAGAATTTAACTACGAAAGGCCGCATGAAGCACTGGCGGGAGCAACGCCCGGAACGGTATGGCAACCCTCAAACCGACACTGGGATGGCCGTGTTCCTGAATATGCTTATCCGGAAGGAGGTACAGTCTACAGGGTGAAATCGAGGGGGACCCTCTATATGGGAAAAAAGGGTACGGTGTTCCTGAGTGAAGCACTGACTGGGGAGTACATCATGCTGGAAGAACAAGATGATGGCCTTGAGGCCATCATCTTTAATGGGATAACGCTTGCGTACTACGACCGAAAAACCCAGAGTGTGCTCCGGATAGACTAA
- the gbpA gene encoding N-acetylglucosamine-binding protein GbpA, protein MKISRIALAMATLTVASSALAHGYIESPASRAYMCKQGQNIDCGLVEYEPQSVERASGFPSGSLPPDGELASAGIANYSQLDKQSQNAWTKTPMTAGVHQFVWHHTAPHKTTNWRYYITKQNWNPNKPLTRDQFDLTPFCTVNGNGQAPAMTQSMNCNVPERTGYQVIYGVWEIADTPNSFYQAIDVDFGNGGNVTPDETPVAASVWSKTLSGQVAGNNLNVGDKVIARFFDANGEIASMATELTIASAQQGDANQWAYDLAQKINSAHHDVRVGVKDESGDVSPVHGANSVFVKEDSTLKSVAISYEEQKAVVNESIAVTDLHYSKVTHGAATVTFHVNTQGDVNLEAHVLNHPGAEKGYLKQDMNNSNQDVTMNLTNVTPGHHMLKYYATNKAGTLFAQDVLDMMLEGEATSGDTGKSDFIFPDNLASYKAGTVVLQPKDGKTYECKPFPYSGYCKQYSSTSTQFEPGVGSDWKEAWMLKN, encoded by the coding sequence ATGAAAATCTCCAGAATTGCGTTGGCTATGGCCACTCTTACGGTAGCCTCTTCTGCGCTGGCACATGGCTATATCGAATCCCCTGCCAGCCGCGCTTATATGTGTAAACAGGGACAAAACATTGACTGCGGTCTGGTGGAATATGAACCCCAGAGCGTAGAACGTGCCTCCGGTTTCCCGTCAGGGAGCCTGCCGCCGGATGGCGAACTCGCCAGCGCCGGGATTGCCAACTACTCGCAGCTTGATAAGCAAAGCCAGAATGCCTGGACCAAAACGCCGATGACCGCCGGGGTACATCAGTTTGTCTGGCACCACACCGCGCCGCACAAAACCACCAACTGGCGCTATTACATCACCAAACAAAACTGGAACCCGAATAAGCCGCTGACCCGCGACCAGTTCGACTTAACGCCGTTTTGTACGGTAAACGGCAACGGCCAGGCGCCCGCAATGACCCAGTCGATGAACTGTAACGTGCCGGAACGTACCGGTTATCAGGTGATTTACGGCGTGTGGGAAATTGCCGATACGCCCAACAGTTTCTATCAGGCCATCGACGTGGACTTCGGTAACGGCGGCAACGTCACGCCGGATGAAACCCCGGTCGCCGCCTCCGTGTGGAGCAAAACGCTGAGCGGCCAGGTTGCGGGTAACAACCTCAACGTGGGCGATAAAGTAATTGCTCGCTTCTTCGATGCCAACGGCGAAATCGCCTCCATGGCGACCGAGCTGACTATCGCCTCGGCTCAACAGGGAGATGCCAACCAGTGGGCCTACGATCTGGCGCAAAAAATTAACAGCGCTCATCACGACGTGCGCGTCGGCGTGAAGGATGAAAGCGGAGACGTTAGCCCGGTTCACGGCGCAAACAGCGTCTTCGTAAAAGAAGACAGTACGCTAAAGTCAGTGGCTATCTCTTATGAAGAGCAAAAAGCGGTGGTTAATGAATCCATTGCCGTGACTGACCTGCATTACAGCAAAGTGACTCACGGTGCCGCGACGGTGACATTCCACGTCAATACGCAGGGTGACGTGAACCTTGAAGCACACGTATTGAACCATCCCGGAGCGGAAAAAGGTTATCTGAAGCAGGATATGAATAACAGCAACCAGGATGTGACCATGAACCTGACAAACGTCACGCCAGGGCACCACATGCTGAAATACTACGCCACCAATAAAGCCGGCACCCTGTTCGCGCAGGACGTGCTGGATATGATGCTCGAAGGTGAAGCAACCTCCGGCGATACCGGTAAATCTGATTTTATCTTCCCGGATAACCTTGCCTCTTATAAGGCGGGCACCGTGGTGTTGCAGCCCAAAGACGGTAAGACCTACGAGTGCAAGCCATTCCCGTACAGTGGGTACTGCAAGCAGTACAGTTCGACCTCGACTCAGTTCGAGCCCGGCGTGGGTTCAGACTGGAAAGAGGCGTGGATGTTGAAGAACTGA
- the ridA gene encoding 2-iminobutanoate/2-iminopropanoate deaminase — MTKVLATENAPAAIGPYVQGVDLGSMIITSGQIPVNPKTGEVPADVAAQARQSLENVQAIVESAGLKVGDIVKTTVFVKDLNDFATVNATYEAFFTEHNATFPARSCVEVARLPKDVKIEIEAIAVRR, encoded by the coding sequence ATGACCAAAGTACTCGCGACGGAAAATGCACCCGCGGCTATCGGCCCGTACGTTCAGGGCGTTGATCTGGGCAGCATGATCATCACCTCGGGCCAGATCCCGGTGAACCCAAAAACCGGTGAAGTGCCAGCCGACGTAGCGGCACAGGCGCGTCAGTCGCTGGAAAACGTGCAGGCTATCGTTGAATCTGCCGGTCTGAAAGTGGGCGACATCGTGAAAACGACCGTGTTCGTGAAAGATCTGAACGATTTCGCGACCGTTAACGCCACTTACGAAGCATTCTTTACCGAACACAACGCGACCTTCCCGGCGCGCTCCTGCGTTGAAGTGGCGCGTCTGCCAAAAGACGTGAAAATTGAAATCGAAGCGATCGCCGTGCGCCGCTAA
- the pyrI gene encoding aspartate carbamoyltransferase regulatory subunit — MTHDNKLQVEAIKRGTVIDHIPAQVGFKLLTLFKLTETDQRITIGLNLPSGEMGRKDLIKIENTFLTDEQVNQLSLYAPDATVNRIDEYEVVGKSHPGLPDRIESVLVCPNSNCISHAEPVSSSFAVKKRADDIALKCKYCEKEFSHYVVLAN, encoded by the coding sequence ATGACACACGATAACAAACTCCAGGTTGAAGCCATCAAACGTGGCACCGTGATTGACCACATCCCTGCGCAGGTGGGCTTTAAGCTGCTGACGCTGTTCAAACTGACCGAGACCGATCAGCGCATCACCATTGGCCTGAACCTGCCGTCGGGCGAGATGGGCCGCAAGGACTTGATCAAAATCGAGAATACCTTCCTGACCGACGAGCAGGTCAACCAGCTGTCGCTGTACGCACCGGATGCCACCGTCAACCGCATCGACGAGTATGAAGTGGTCGGCAAATCCCATCCTGGCCTGCCGGATCGCATCGAGAGCGTGCTGGTCTGTCCGAACAGCAACTGCATCAGTCATGCTGAGCCGGTTTCATCCAGTTTTGCAGTGAAAAAACGCGCTGATGACATCGCACTCAAATGCAAATACTGCGAAAAAGAGTTTTCTCATTATGTGGTGCTGGCCAACTAA
- the pyrB gene encoding aspartate carbamoyltransferase: protein MNPLYQKHIISINDLSREELELVLETAAKLKANPQPELLKHKVIASCFFEASTRTRLSFETSMHRLGASVVGFSDSSNTSLGKKGETLADTISVISTYVDAIVMRHPQEGAARLATEFSGGIPVLNAGDGANQHPTQTLLDLFTIQETQGTLENLNIAMVGDLKYGRTVHSLTQALAKFNGNRFFFIAPDALAMPQYILDMLDEKGIAWSLHASIEEVMSHVDILYMTRVQKERLDPSEYANVKAQFVLRASDLDGARDNMKVLHPLPRIDEITTDVDKTPHAWYFQQAGNGIFARQALLALVLNRDLAL from the coding sequence ATGAATCCGCTTTATCAAAAACACATCATTTCCATAAACGACCTCAGCCGCGAAGAGCTGGAACTGGTTCTGGAAACCGCGGCAAAACTGAAGGCCAATCCGCAACCGGAGCTGCTGAAGCACAAGGTGATTGCGAGCTGCTTCTTTGAAGCCTCGACCCGCACCCGCCTCTCCTTTGAAACCTCCATGCACCGCCTGGGCGCGAGCGTGGTGGGCTTCTCAGACAGCAGCAACACGTCGCTGGGTAAAAAAGGCGAGACCCTGGCGGATACCATTTCAGTGATCAGCACCTACGTAGACGCGATTGTGATGCGCCACCCGCAGGAGGGCGCGGCGCGCCTGGCGACCGAGTTTTCCGGTGGCATCCCGGTACTGAACGCCGGGGACGGTGCTAACCAGCATCCGACGCAGACCCTGCTGGATCTGTTCACCATTCAGGAGACGCAGGGCACGCTGGAGAACCTGAACATCGCCATGGTCGGCGACCTGAAATATGGCCGCACCGTCCACTCCCTGACCCAGGCGCTGGCGAAATTTAACGGCAACCGCTTCTTCTTCATCGCCCCAGACGCGCTGGCGATGCCGCAGTACATTCTCGATATGCTGGACGAAAAAGGCATTGCGTGGAGCCTGCACGCCAGCATCGAAGAGGTGATGAGCCACGTGGATATTCTCTACATGACCCGCGTGCAGAAAGAGCGTCTGGATCCTTCCGAGTACGCCAACGTGAAGGCGCAGTTTGTGCTGCGCGCCAGCGACCTCGACGGCGCGCGCGACAACATGAAGGTGCTGCACCCGCTGCCGCGCATCGATGAGATCACCACAGACGTGGATAAAACGCCGCACGCCTGGTATTTCCAGCAGGCCGGGAACGGTATCTTCGCCCGCCAGGCGTTACTGGCACTGGTTCTGAATCGCGATTTAGCACTGTAA